The proteins below come from a single Tsuneonella deserti genomic window:
- a CDS encoding ArsR/SmtB family transcription factor, with the protein MKQLHQMDLATFSANADAVADLLRALGNGRRLMIMCKLTEHGEMMVGDLAEDVGLSQSALSQHLAKLRAEGLVAARREAQAAWYRVADPRCETLLATLYQLYCSDKDQGQ; encoded by the coding sequence ATGAAACAGCTTCACCAGATGGACCTCGCAACCTTCTCCGCCAACGCCGACGCGGTGGCCGACCTGCTGCGCGCACTCGGCAACGGGCGGCGGCTGATGATCATGTGCAAGCTCACCGAGCATGGTGAGATGATGGTTGGCGATCTCGCGGAAGACGTCGGCCTCTCGCAGTCGGCGCTCTCGCAGCACCTCGCGAAGCTGCGGGCCGAGGGACTCGTCGCCGCCCGGCGCGAGGCGCAGGCCGCGTGGTACCGGGTTGCCGATCCGCGCTGCGAGACCTTGCTGGCGACGCTCTATCAACTTTACTGCTCAGACAAGGACCAAGGCCAATGA